A single genomic interval of Stenotrophomonas sp. ZAC14D1_NAIMI4_1 harbors:
- a CDS encoding low molecular weight protein tyrosine phosphatase family protein, whose product MTRNVLFLCSQNRLRSPTAEQVFADWPGIETASAGLLADAEEVLSPELLQWADLVFVMEKAHRNRLSSRYKAWMNGKRVICLDIPDDYDYMDPVLVELLKRKVALFLR is encoded by the coding sequence ATGACCCGCAACGTGCTTTTCCTCTGCAGCCAGAACCGCCTGCGCAGCCCGACAGCCGAGCAGGTCTTCGCCGATTGGCCGGGGATTGAAACCGCCTCGGCCGGGCTGCTGGCCGACGCCGAGGAAGTGCTCAGCCCGGAGCTGCTGCAGTGGGCGGACCTGGTGTTCGTGATGGAGAAGGCGCACCGCAACCGCCTGTCCAGCCGCTACAAGGCGTGGATGAACGGCAAGCGGGTGATCTGCCTGGATATCCCCGATGACTACGACTACATGGACCCGGTGCTGGTCGAGCTGCTGAAGCGCAAGGTGGCGCTGTTCCTGCGTTGA
- a CDS encoding SUKH-4 family immunity protein, with the protein MTSKDAHPAGDGVRAVLTHFEEMLTARLPAVPAELLEEAPDLSDLFAFQRYSLETLPAWLGPHARRLLSEQGLPRQAAPYLSFFDAERAVEVSALLPEPGRALGHDGGGNVLAIDAASGEVVLWDHDNGDARMFVNRDLLRFAECLCEFPYGAQSRQAFLQAVAQIDPGAVAEGAFWASEH; encoded by the coding sequence ATGACCTCCAAGGACGCGCACCCGGCCGGTGATGGTGTACGCGCCGTCTTGACCCATTTCGAGGAGATGTTGACGGCACGGCTGCCGGCGGTGCCGGCAGAGCTGCTGGAGGAAGCGCCGGATCTGTCCGATCTCTTCGCGTTCCAGCGCTACTCGCTGGAGACCTTGCCGGCGTGGCTGGGCCCGCATGCACGGCGGCTGCTCAGCGAGCAGGGCCTGCCGCGCCAGGCGGCACCGTATCTCTCGTTCTTCGATGCCGAGCGTGCGGTCGAGGTCTCCGCCCTGCTGCCGGAGCCCGGCAGGGCGCTCGGCCATGATGGCGGCGGCAACGTGCTGGCCATCGACGCGGCCAGTGGCGAAGTGGTGTTGTGGGACCACGACAACGGTGACGCGCGCATGTTCGTCAACCGGGATCTGCTCCGCTTTGCCGAATGCCTGTGTGAATTTCCCTACGGTGCGCAAAGCAGGCAGGCATTTCTACAGGCGGTTGCGCAGATCGATCCGGGCGCCGTGGCGGAGGGCGCTTTCTGGGCGTCCGAGCATTGA